The Papilio machaon chromosome 3, ilPapMach1.1, whole genome shotgun sequence genome window below encodes:
- the LOC106720458 gene encoding zinc finger protein 622 isoform X2, whose protein sequence is MKCKYFETKKTVVIKTPDFYTCITCQVLFKTADLQKEHYKLDWHRYNLNRKVASILPVTLEEFEKRAKEHKESAEAVRDESAYCTYCSKLFNTKNAYNNHLNSKKHKQAEEKSIKEGNDDHSNHSDTESFVKIDNVDNLPIKNEPEKFVVVKPVGSGDEDIETDSEIEEISQGYMCLWCNETGRTFYSLEAARGHMIDKGHCKMLHEGLALAEYADFYDYSSSYPDHKEGEENMDVDNEVEEPANLEESDYQLVLPSGVLVGHRSLMRYYKQNLTHNSQVLVKKSDRKLHRLLGVYKALGWAPKEQALAAKKARDIHFMKRVQAKWQMKLSLKSNKFQKHYRPQVNF, encoded by the exons atgaagtgtaaatattttgaaactaaaaaaactgTGGTGATAAAAACGCCTGATTTCTACACGTGCATCACTTGTCAGGTTCTGTTCAAAACAGCTGACTTGCAAAAGGAGCATTATAAATTAGATTGGCATAGATACAATTTAAACAGAAAAGTTGCATCAATTCTTCCAGTTACACTAGAAGAATTTGAAAAACGCGCAAAAGAACACAAGGAGTCAGCTGAAGCGGTACGAGATGAGTCAGCCTATTGCACATATTGTTCAAAATTGTTCAACACAAAGAACGCTTACAACAATCATCTCAATAGTAAAAAGCATAAGCAAGCTgaagaaaaaagtataaaagagGGAAACGATGACCATAGTAATCATTCTGATACTgaaagttttgttaaaattgataatgtaGATAATCTTCCTATCAAGAATGAACCTGAAAAGTTTGTTGTTGTAAAGCCTGTTGGTTCGGGAGATGAAGACATTGAAActgattcagaaattgaagaG ATTTCACAAGGATACATGTGTCTTTGGTGCAATGAGACAGGGCGTACTTTCTATTCATTGGAAGCTGCCCGAggacacatgattgataaagGACATTGTAAAATGTTACACGAAGGACTTGCTTTAGCGGAATATGCAGATTTTTATGACTATAG ctCTTCATATCCTGACCACAAAGAGGGTGAAGAAAACATGGATGTAGATAATGAAGTGGAGGAGCCAGCAAACTTGGAAGAATCTGATTACCAACTTGTCCTACCTTCTGGTGTTCTTGTTGGACACAGATCTCTTATgag GTATTACAAGCAGAATTTGACACACAACAGTCAAGTCCTAGTTAAGAAGTCTGACCGCAAGTTACACAGGCTGCTAGGTGTTTATAAAGCCTTAGGATGGGCACCAAAGGAGCAAGCGTTAGCTGCCAA GAAAGCGCGTGATATCCATTTCATGAAGAGGGTTCAGGCCAAGTGGCAGATGAAACTGTCATTGAAAAGCAACAAGTTCCAGAAGCATTACCGGCCTCAAGTTAACTTCTAG
- the LOC106720436 gene encoding zinc finger CCCH-type with G patch domain-containing protein, whose translation MEELQNSLAQYNEQLQFVNDSLAEAQGDMRESLLTLKSQMQKLIQVTQESLDAQSKEPNKEQNVESNILGTEGSKNELDDEYALFMQEMSKSGAYSTENNQDSTETSKEDGNKSDIEDELATLLGMKCAVYHTHKWGGQPSLHNAMVSSVEPHQDNDQFSDLQVRVLFTHPTHAEMLPCPFYLDGECKFSDEQCRYSHGALVQLSSLKEAIDPNYETIKPGSRILLKLKPADGEDISVAKKSTEKYHLWHIAVVKSVDFDTKECVAKLENCVKTGEKRKISADEFHLSFEEIFPLSNDNEDVESDDSLSDTEYPDNKSCRTEPEGAGPGRPELLVEKSLLTNTPAIGEWERYTRGIGSKLLLSMGYVPGCGLGAAGAGRLQPVEARALPAGRTLDHCMQISQAANDPLKVEQKLKRLQKREEERNKRAYEREKERERRNVFNFLNRTLGDSSDKPETSKDTSLTDIKQSTNKDLNIEQFKITQDSKRVELELNKLKNSLNKYPTGSSVCLNIKSQIAEKSRELDNLKSREQNIEKEQRRRKDKKNMTVF comes from the exons ATGGAAGAATTACAAAATTCTTTGGCTCAATACAACGAGCAA TTACAGTTTGTTAATGATTCCCTTGCGGAAGCTCAAGGTGATATGCGAGAATCGCTGTTGACTCTAAAGTCACAGATGCAAAAGCTGATCCAAGTTACACAAGAGAGCCTGGATGCACAATCTAAAGAACCTAATAAAGAGCAAAATGTGGAAAGCAATATTTTGGGAACTGAGGGCAGCAAGAATGAGTTGGATGATGAATATGCGTTGTTTatg caAGAAATGTCTAAAAGTGGAGCATATAGTACAGAAAACAATCAAGATTCTACAGAAACATCAAAAGAGGATGGTAATAAAAGTGATATAGAG gATGAGCTAGCAACACTGCTTGGTATGAAATGTGCGGTGTATCATACACACAAGTGGGGTGGACAGCCGAGCCTGCACAATGCCATGGTCAGCAGTGTTGAGCCGCACCAAGATAATGATCAGTTTTCGGATCTGCAG GTCCGAGTACTGTTTACACATCCAACGCATGCAGAAATGTTACCATGTCCATTTTATCTTGATGGGGAATGCAAGTTCAGTGATGAACAATGTAG atattcTCATGGTGCTTTAGTACAATTGTCCAGTTTAAAGGAAGCTATAGATCCTAATTATGAAACTATAAAACCGGGAAGTAGGATATTGCTAAAATTGAAACCAGCTGATGGTGAG gaTATCAGTGTAGCAAAGAAATCCACGGAAAAATATCATCTATGGCACATAGCTGTAGTCAAAAGTGTTGACTTTGACACCAAAGAATGTGTAGCAAAATTAGAGAATTGTGTTAAAACTGGCGAGAAGAGGAAAATATCAGCGGACGAATTTCATTTATCATTTGAAGAAATATTTCCATTAAGCA atgACAATGAAGATGTGGAGTCAGACGACAGTCTCAGTGACACGGAGTACCCGGACAACAAGTCGTGTCGCACGGAGCCCGAGGGTGCAGGACCTGGCCGCCCTGAGCTGCTTGTTGAGAAGAGTCTGCTCACTAATACTCCCGCTATAGGTGAATGGGAGCGATATACAAGA GGGATAGGCTCGAAGCTGCTGCTGTCAATGGGGTACGTGCCGGGGTGTGGTCTGGGCGCTGCGGGCGCAGGTCGCCTGCAGCCGGTGGAGGCGCGCGCGCTGCCCGCCGGCCGCACGCTCGACCACTGCATGCAAATATCACAAGCCGCAAACGATCCACTCAAg GTTGAGCAAAAATTGAAACGATTACAAAAAAGAGAAGAGGAAAGAAATAAGAGAGCGTACGAACGCGAAAAGGAGCGCGAGAGAAGAAATGTCTTCAACTTTCTGAATCGAACACTCGGCGATTCGAGTGACAAGCCTGAAACATCGAAGGATACGTCACTAACTGACATAAAACAATCAACAAACAAAGATCTTAACATTGAACAATTTAAGATCACACAGGACAGCAAGAGAGTTGaattggaattaaataaattaaagaattctctaaataaatatccaaCCGGTTCTAGTGTATGTCTAAACATTAAAAGTCAGATTGCAGAAAAGAGCAGGGAATTGGACAATCTTAAAAGTAGAGAACAGAATATTGAAAAAGAACAAAGACGACGCAAGGATAAGAAGAATATGAcagtgttttaa
- the LOC106720458 gene encoding zinc finger protein 622 isoform X1 — translation MKCKYFETKKTVVIKTPDFYTCITCQVLFKTADLQKEHYKLDWHRYNLNRKVASILPVTLEEFEKRAKEHKESAEAVRDESAYCTYCSKLFNTKNAYNNHLNSKKHKQAEEKSIKEGNDDHSNHSDTESFVKIDNVDNLPIKNEPEKFVVVKPVGSGDEDIETDSEIEELDSDEWDECRIKESDSLIKPRDCLFCSHHSKNMVKNLKHMSEVHSFFIPDVEYCVDVKGLLLYLGEKISQGYMCLWCNETGRTFYSLEAARGHMIDKGHCKMLHEGLALAEYADFYDYSSSYPDHKEGEENMDVDNEVEEPANLEESDYQLVLPSGVLVGHRSLMRYYKQNLTHNSQVLVKKSDRKLHRLLGVYKALGWAPKEQALAAKKARDIHFMKRVQAKWQMKLSLKSNKFQKHYRPQVNF, via the exons atgaagtgtaaatattttgaaactaaaaaaactgTGGTGATAAAAACGCCTGATTTCTACACGTGCATCACTTGTCAGGTTCTGTTCAAAACAGCTGACTTGCAAAAGGAGCATTATAAATTAGATTGGCATAGATACAATTTAAACAGAAAAGTTGCATCAATTCTTCCAGTTACACTAGAAGAATTTGAAAAACGCGCAAAAGAACACAAGGAGTCAGCTGAAGCGGTACGAGATGAGTCAGCCTATTGCACATATTGTTCAAAATTGTTCAACACAAAGAACGCTTACAACAATCATCTCAATAGTAAAAAGCATAAGCAAGCTgaagaaaaaagtataaaagagGGAAACGATGACCATAGTAATCATTCTGATACTgaaagttttgttaaaattgataatgtaGATAATCTTCCTATCAAGAATGAACCTGAAAAGTTTGTTGTTGTAAAGCCTGTTGGTTCGGGAGATGAAGACATTGAAActgattcagaaattgaagaG ctTGATTCAGATGAATGGGATGAATGccgtataaaagaaagtgattCGCTAATCAAGCCGAGGGATTGTCTGTTTTGTTCACACCATAGCAAAAATATGGTTAAAAACCTGAAGCACATGTCTGAAGTACATTCTTTCTTTATCCCGGATGTGGAGTATTGTGTTGATGTCAAAGgtctattgttatatttggGTGAAAAg ATTTCACAAGGATACATGTGTCTTTGGTGCAATGAGACAGGGCGTACTTTCTATTCATTGGAAGCTGCCCGAggacacatgattgataaagGACATTGTAAAATGTTACACGAAGGACTTGCTTTAGCGGAATATGCAGATTTTTATGACTATAG ctCTTCATATCCTGACCACAAAGAGGGTGAAGAAAACATGGATGTAGATAATGAAGTGGAGGAGCCAGCAAACTTGGAAGAATCTGATTACCAACTTGTCCTACCTTCTGGTGTTCTTGTTGGACACAGATCTCTTATgag GTATTACAAGCAGAATTTGACACACAACAGTCAAGTCCTAGTTAAGAAGTCTGACCGCAAGTTACACAGGCTGCTAGGTGTTTATAAAGCCTTAGGATGGGCACCAAAGGAGCAAGCGTTAGCTGCCAA GAAAGCGCGTGATATCCATTTCATGAAGAGGGTTCAGGCCAAGTGGCAGATGAAACTGTCATTGAAAAGCAACAAGTTCCAGAAGCATTACCGGCCTCAAGTTAACTTCTAG
- the LOC106720460 gene encoding zinc finger protein 622: MPDSYTCITCQVLFKTADLQREHYKLDWHRYNLKRKVASIPPVTLEEFEQRAKEHKESAEAVRDESAYCKCCSKLFNTKNAYNNHLNSKKHKQAEEKSIKEGNDDHSNLSDTDSFVKIDNVIKNEPEKFVVVKPVGSGDEDIETDSEIEELDSDEWDECRIKESDSLIKPRDCLFCTHHSKNMVKNLKHMSEVHSFFIPDVEYCVDVKGLLLYLGEKISQGYMCLWCNETGRTFYSMEAARGHMIDKGHCKMLHEGLALAEYADFYDYSSSYPDHKEGEENMDVDNEVEEPANLEESDYQLVLPSGVVVGHRSLMRYYKQNLTHNSQVLVKKSDRKLHRLLGVYKALGWAPKEQAIAAKKARDIHFMKRVQAKWQMKLSLKTNKFQKHYRPQVNF; the protein is encoded by the exons ATGCCTGATTCCTACACGTGCATCACTTGTCAGGTTCTGTTTAAAACAGCTGACTTACAAAGGGAGCATTATAAATTAGATTGGCAtagatacaatttaaaaagaaaagttgCATCAATTCCTCCAGTTACACTAGAAGAATTTGAACAACGGGCAAAAGAACACAAGGAGTCAGCTGAAGCGGTAAGAGATGAATCGGCCTATTGCAAATGTTGTTCAAAATTGTTCAATACAAAGAATGCTTACAACAATCATCTcaatagtaaaaaacataagcAAGCTgaagaaaaaagtataaaagagGGAAATGATGACCATAGTAATCTTTCTGATACTGatagttttgttaaaattgataatgtGATCAAGAATGAACCTGAAAAGTTTGTTGTTGTAAAGCCTGTTGGTTCGGGAGATGAAGATATTGAGActgattcagaaattgaagaG ctTGATTCAGATGAATGGGATGAATGCCGTATTAAAGAAAGTGATTCACTAATCAAGCCGAGGGACTGTCTGTTTTGTACACACCATAGCAAAAATATGGTTAAAAACCTGAAGCACATGTCCGAAGTACATTCTTTCTTTATCCCAGATGTGGAGTATTGTGTTGATGTCAAAGgtctattgttatatttggGTGAAAAg ATTTCACAAGGATATATGTGTCTTTGGTGCAATGAGACAGGGCGTACTTTCTATTCAATGGAAGCTGCCCGAggacacatgattgataaaggacattgtaaaatgttacatgAAGGACTTGCTTTAGCAGAATATGCAGATTTTTATGACTATAG ctCTTCATATCCTGACCACAAAGAGGGTGAAGAAAACATGGATGTGGATAATGAAGTGGAGGAGCCAGCAAACTTGGAAGAATCTGATTACCAACTGGTCCTTCCTTCTGGTGTTGTTGTTGGACACAGGTCTCTTATgag GTATTACAAGCAGAATTTGACGCACAACAGTCAAGTCCTAGTTAAGAAGTCTGACCGCAAGTTACACAGGCTGCTTGGTGTTTATAAAGCCTTAGGATGGGCACCAAAGGAGCAAGCGATAGCTGCCAA GAAAGCGCGTGATATCCACTTCATGAAGAGGGTTCAGGCCAAGTGGCAGATGAAGCTGTCATTGAAGACCAACAAGTTCCAAAAGCATTACCGGCCTCAAGTTAACTTCTAG
- the LOC106720425 gene encoding uncharacterized protein LOC106720425 → MLEAEEVDVDFFTPVSSTSLSKIFSTDKHIEDKENASLVYVPQPVQNDALQKHEESKASHIIYASVFYAYEWSNNAYVSKGKTGAAILKNQKTERYNIILYDSNKVTLSCTNISPQLKVVVKENANLSFYDNTGKYWSLYGTEAEISKCIENLKLFGVTIDNSNEDSKSQPEIMKCEENNTLTQNPTDHKESDTDSSINRRTKDSILKRMATMGHSVLPMQSTNYTKSNSSDSDDSAEKVIRHKPQRSIGKTKASERIDCTDSCTEINWKKTSPISQSPENITVTSYDHRIVPISGSNIINNPILNNSNELNLFMSEQRISNSEIRINMNRMTDKLDKILDNIQGVCNKGNNNIGYENNIIQKLLAEYENKIKLYEDFIMSKGLDCSILKLSQKQENDDLNIHKNKITNLQSIIETQEKENSRLCNELKSLEEKYKILCKEREEEYDIKMKEVTSLRYELNVKNEELKTQAVEMENNKMQNKDDIKNKLKSIMNRTFHALSANFNVNESYSGTAVKSLLASVIKKETIEALNDV, encoded by the exons atgttGGAAGCTGAGGAAGTTGATGTTGATTTCTTTACACCAGTTTCAAG CACatctttatcaaaaatatttagtactgACAAACATATAGAAGACAAAGAAAATGCTTCTTTGGTATATGTACCACAGCCAGTTCAAAATGATGCACTGCAGAAACATGAAGAGTCTAAAGCTTCACATATAATCTACGCTAGCGTTTTTTATGCTTATGAATg gtCTAATAATGCATATGTTTCTAAAGGGAAAACAGGTGctgctattttaaaaaatcaaaaaactgaacgatataacattattttatatgattcCAATAAAGTTACTTTGTCATGTACAAACATTTCTCCACAACTGAAGGTAGTTGTTAAGGAAAATgcaaatttatcattttatgaTAACACAGGAAAATATTGGAGTTTATATGGCACTGAAGCCGAAATTTCTAAATGTATTGAGAACTTAAAATTGTTTGGTGTTACTATAGATAATTCAAATGAGGATAGTAAAAGTCAGCCTGAAATTATGAAATGTGAAGAAAATAACACATTGACTCAAAATCCTACAGATCATAAGGAGAGCGACACAGATTCATCAATAAATAGGAGAACTAAAGAttccattttaaaaagaatggCTACTATGGGACATTCGGTGTTACCAATGCAATCTACAAATTATACTAAGTCTAATTCTTCTGATTCTGATGATAGTGCCGAAAAAGTCATAAGGCATAAGCCTCAAAGAAGTATAGGAAAAACTAAAGCATCTGAAAGAATAGATTGCACCGACAGTTGTACAGAAATTAATTGGAAAAAAACAAGTCCAATTTCACAAAGCCCAGAAAATATCACGGTTACTTCATATGATCATCGGATTGTGCCAATTTCAGgttctaatataattaataacccAATTCTAAACAACTCAaatgaattgaatttatttatgtctgAACAAAGAATAAGCAATAgtgaaataagaataaatatgaatagaaTGACAGACAAACTGGATAAAATATTGGACAACATCCAAGGGGTGTGCAATAAAGGGAATAATAACATtggatatgaaaataatataattcaaaagttattagctgaatatgaaaataaaataaagttatatgaaGATTTCATAATGTCAAAAGGATTGGATTGtagcattttaaaattatcacaaaaGCAAGAAAATGATGACTTAAATAtccacaaaaataaaattaccaacCTTCAAAGCATTATTGAAACACAGGAAAAGGAAAATTCTAGATTGTGTAATGAATTAAAGTCTTTGGAAGAAAAGTATAAGATATTATGCAAAGAAAGAGAAGAAGagtatgatattaaaatgaaagaagTAACATCCTTAAGATATGAACTGAATGTTAAAAATGAGGAATTAAAAACCCAAGCAGTTGAAATGGAAAATAATAAGATGCAGAATAaagatgatattaaaaataaacttaaatctaTAATGAATAGAACATTTCATGCTCTGTCTGCCAATTTCAATGTCAATGAAAGTTACAGTGGAACTGCCGTTAAATCATTACTCGCgagtgttattaaaaaagaaacaatagaAGCATTAAATgatgtgtaa